A part of Daphnia pulex isolate KAP4 chromosome 6, ASM2113471v1 genomic DNA contains:
- the LOC124196040 gene encoding protein tweety-like, producing the protein MARFESLLLIVAGVCYSARAAVIDTDSPSPASQRLAPVSRHSVDSSEMFASAQKRPMETIDDLMNALAQVTKSKDELRCHCNLPVCVTTGYMCKSAMGTCFSEIVDRSDLSRSRHGCLELLSSDHQVCHSSQAHGNGRHAAGHHHLHPQRPLVLCCQDDLCNYGAQQVQLRLDSAVQTHGGHRNDSTSSNSGVQEPRTVAMETRYFGDGQPVGSGNGGQDLWLKAATIAVPIAGGCILVLLVLLAIRMLRRDRENNNDMLTGNSYTVPIHRNDFQIRSVWGKSRQIQHEPAYHHVPQQQHQQQQQQQRSGQWKDCQLSMIQQQQQQQYRQQHQQQHRHHPHQAAPLLHAPHNIVYLPTVQKINPPKRIMWNKSCILAKNPAIQHL; encoded by the exons atggcCCGTTTCGAATCGCTGTTGCTGATCGTGGCCGGCGTGTGTTATTCCGCCAGAGCGGCCGTGATCGACACGGACAGCCCGTCGCCGGCTAGCCAACGGCTGGCGCCTGTATCTCGGCATTCCGTCGATTCCAGCGAAATGTTTGCGTCGGCCCAAAAAAGGCCAATGGAAACGATCGACGACCTGATGAACGCCCTGGCCCAGGTGACCAAATCCAAAG ACGAGTTGAGGTGTCACTGCAATCTGCCCGTCTGTGTCACGACCGGCTACATGTGCAAGTCGGCCATGGGAACGTGTTTCTCGGAAATCGTCGACCGTAGTGACCTGTCGAGATCACGACACGGATGCCTCGAACTGTTGagcag CGATCATCAGGTGTGCCACAGCAGTCAAGCTCACGGCAACGGCCGTCACGCTGCTGGCCATCATCACCTTCATCCTCAACGACCCCTGGTCCTCTGCTGCCAGGACGACCTGTGCAATTACGGGGCCCAGCAAGTCCAGCTGCGACTCGACTCGGCCGTCCAGACCCACGGCGGCCACCGCAACGACTCGACATCTTCCAATTCTG gCGTGCAAGAACCAAGGACAGTTGCCATGGAGACTCGATACTTCGGAGACGGCCAGCCAGTTGGAAGCGGAAACGGCGGCCAGGATTTGTGGCTCAAAGCGGCCACCATCGCAGTGCCAATCGCCGGCGGATGCATTCTCGTCCTGCTCGTCCTCTTGGCCATCCGCATGCTGCGCAGGGACCGGGAGAACAACAACGACATGCTGACGGGCAACAGCTACACGGTGCCCATCCACCGCAACGACTTCCAGATCCGCAGCGTCTGGGGCAAGAGCCGGCAGATCCAACACGAGCCGGCCTACCATCACgtcccccaacaacaacatcaacaacaacaacaacagcagagatCCGGACAGTGGAAGGACTGCCAGTTGTCCAtgatccagcagcaacagcagcaacaataccgccaacaacaccaacaacagcaccgCCACCATCCGCACCAGGCGGCCCCGCTTCTCCACGCTCCGCACAACATCGTCTACTTGCCCACCGTGCAAAAGATCAACCCGCCCAAGAGGATCATGTGGAACAAGAGCTGCATTTTGGCCAAAAATCCAGCCATCCAACACCTTTGA
- the LOC124196041 gene encoding uncharacterized protein LOC124196041 isoform X2, with protein sequence MEAHWNALVMFISLALAESEQDETIQCICTTRICQEMAEPVCITSGLCYSQYLDRRDGTNPVTKGCVNLKTPLLCENRPPKSPSSLRVRWPILLCCRTQMCNKEDLRLQQLTQTDRTGQSGADGQETGDNIGGEGATHVTTDKSNQAVLTLNNNNHAPNNNSLSNPTVMIVFCVGLVVLLAIGITGCCVLQRQQVY encoded by the exons ATGGAAGCTCACTGGAACGCTCTTGTCATGTTCATCAGTTTGGCCCTGGCGGAAAGCGAACAAG ACGAAACGATCCAGTGCATCTGTACGACGAGAATTTGCCAGGAGATGGCCGAACCTGTTTGCATCACTTCCGGCTTGTGTTATTCGCAATATCTCGACCGCCGGGACGGGACCAATCCCGTCACAAAAGGCTGCGTCAA CCTCAAGACGCCACTTTTATGCGAGAACCGTCCGCCCAAAAGCCCGTCATCATTGCGTGTTCGATGGCCCATTTTGCTCTGCTGCCGCACTCAAATGTGCAATAAAGAGGATTTGCGGCTGCAACAACTCACCCAAACCGATCGCACCGGACAATCTG GAGCTGACGGCCAGGAGACGGGCGATAACATCGGAGGAGAAGGCGCCACTCACGTCACGACCGACAAGAGCAACCAGGCCGTATTGACGTTAAATAACAACAATCACGCTCCCAACAATAACTCACTTTCCAATCCAACTGTTATGATCGTTTTCTGCGTCGGTTTGGTCGTTCTGCTGGCCATCGGGATCACGGGGTGCTGCGTTCTCCAGCGGCAGCAAGTCTACTGa
- the LOC124196041 gene encoding uncharacterized protein LOC124196041 isoform X1 gives MEAHWNALVMFISLALAESEQDETIQCICTTRICQEMAEPVCITSGLCYSQYLDRRDGTNPVTKGCVNLKTPLLCENRPPKSPSSLRVRWPILLCCRTQMCNKEDLRLQQLTQTDRTGQSEGADGQETGDNIGGEGATHVTTDKSNQAVLTLNNNNHAPNNNSLSNPTVMIVFCVGLVVLLAIGITGCCVLQRQQVY, from the exons ATGGAAGCTCACTGGAACGCTCTTGTCATGTTCATCAGTTTGGCCCTGGCGGAAAGCGAACAAG ACGAAACGATCCAGTGCATCTGTACGACGAGAATTTGCCAGGAGATGGCCGAACCTGTTTGCATCACTTCCGGCTTGTGTTATTCGCAATATCTCGACCGCCGGGACGGGACCAATCCCGTCACAAAAGGCTGCGTCAA CCTCAAGACGCCACTTTTATGCGAGAACCGTCCGCCCAAAAGCCCGTCATCATTGCGTGTTCGATGGCCCATTTTGCTCTGCTGCCGCACTCAAATGTGCAATAAAGAGGATTTGCGGCTGCAACAACTCACCCAAACCGATCGCACCGGACAATCTG AAGGAGCTGACGGCCAGGAGACGGGCGATAACATCGGAGGAGAAGGCGCCACTCACGTCACGACCGACAAGAGCAACCAGGCCGTATTGACGTTAAATAACAACAATCACGCTCCCAACAATAACTCACTTTCCAATCCAACTGTTATGATCGTTTTCTGCGTCGGTTTGGTCGTTCTGCTGGCCATCGGGATCACGGGGTGCTGCGTTCTCCAGCGGCAGCAAGTCTACTGa